A region from the Rheinheimera mangrovi genome encodes:
- a CDS encoding YifB family Mg chelatase-like AAA ATPase, producing MALALVHSRARSGLQAPLVTVEVHLSRGLPGFQLVGLPETSVKEAKDRVRSALINSGFEFPDHKITVNLAPADLPKEGGRFDLAIALGILHASGQLQADLSAYEFFGELALSGEIRSIVGEIPLALACKMAGNIAVFPLQNAVQAQQVPDLQLCGAEHLLQLHAFLVHHQALPAIPVIPDSKAELYPDLAEVRGQAQAKRVLEIAAAGEHNLLMFGPAGTGKSMLAQRLPGILPSLNDQEALETAAIYSVAAQPRTVQQWHQRPFRQPHHTCSAVALVGGGSIPRPGEISLAHRGILFLDEVPEFPRTVLESMRQPLESGKVFISRAARQAEFPASFQLVVALNPSPSGHHKDGRSSPEQIRRYLSRLSGPFLDRIELQVEVPLLPKGSLSQQKPEESSSIIKQRVDAARAIQWQRQHKANARLTLSELEQYCQLNPADADYFENCLTQLKFSARSYHKLLKVARTLADLAQRPHIERCDLQEALSYRSFDRLLNYLQS from the coding sequence ATGGCACTGGCCTTAGTCCACAGCAGAGCACGCTCTGGCTTGCAAGCACCGCTTGTGACAGTGGAGGTGCATTTAAGCCGGGGCTTGCCTGGTTTTCAATTGGTTGGCTTGCCGGAGACCTCAGTCAAAGAAGCCAAAGACAGAGTACGCAGTGCGCTAATTAATAGTGGTTTTGAGTTTCCAGATCATAAAATCACTGTCAATCTTGCCCCTGCAGATTTACCTAAAGAAGGCGGGCGTTTTGATTTAGCAATTGCTCTGGGAATACTGCATGCCAGTGGTCAGTTGCAAGCTGACTTATCCGCTTATGAGTTTTTTGGTGAGTTGGCCTTGTCGGGAGAAATTCGCAGCATAGTGGGAGAAATCCCCTTAGCTTTGGCCTGCAAAATGGCCGGAAACATCGCGGTATTTCCATTACAAAATGCAGTACAAGCTCAACAAGTTCCTGATCTTCAGCTGTGTGGCGCAGAACATTTGTTGCAGCTGCATGCATTTTTAGTACACCATCAGGCTCTGCCTGCTATTCCGGTTATTCCTGATAGTAAAGCAGAGTTGTATCCGGATCTGGCTGAAGTTCGCGGCCAGGCTCAAGCGAAAAGAGTGCTGGAAATTGCAGCTGCCGGCGAACATAATCTGCTGATGTTTGGCCCGGCAGGAACAGGCAAATCGATGCTCGCGCAACGCTTACCTGGCATACTCCCAAGCTTAAACGATCAGGAAGCATTAGAAACTGCAGCAATTTATTCAGTGGCAGCACAACCCAGAACTGTGCAGCAGTGGCACCAGCGGCCATTCAGACAACCGCATCATACCTGTTCAGCTGTAGCTTTGGTGGGAGGAGGCTCGATCCCCAGACCCGGAGAGATTTCTTTAGCTCATCGCGGAATTTTATTTTTGGATGAAGTCCCGGAATTCCCTCGCACTGTGCTGGAATCAATGAGACAACCTCTTGAAAGTGGTAAGGTTTTTATATCAAGGGCAGCACGACAAGCCGAATTTCCAGCCAGCTTTCAGTTGGTAGTTGCCCTGAACCCAAGCCCTTCAGGCCATCATAAAGATGGTCGCAGCAGCCCTGAACAAATCAGACGGTATTTAAGCCGTTTATCCGGCCCTTTTCTCGACAGAATTGAACTACAAGTCGAAGTACCTTTGTTACCTAAAGGCAGTTTAAGCCAACAAAAACCCGAAGAATCAAGCAGTATCATCAAACAGCGGGTCGATGCAGCCCGTGCCATTCAGTGGCAACGACAACACAAAGCCAATGCCCGCCTCACGCTGAGTGAACTGGAACAGTATTGTCAGTTAAACCCGGCTGACGCTGACTATTTCGAAAACTGCCTGACTCAGCTGAAATTTTCAGCCCGCAGTTATCACAAACTGCTCAAAGTGGCCCGTACGCTAGCTGATTTAGCACAGCGGCCACATATAGAACGCTGTGATTTGCAGGAAGCCTTAAGCTACCGCTCTTTTGACCGCTTACTTAACTATTTACAGTCTTAA
- a CDS encoding multidrug effflux MFS transporter translates to MSKTVSFGLLLLLASIVAITPLAIDMYLPAMPLMASELGTDIGLIQQSLSIYLAAYGVGMLVFGPLADAIGRRPLALVGLLFFSLASFALVFCQDAQWLLGLRALQAFAGSAATVVVPGIIRALYQENTAKGMSYVSMIMMMAPLIAPAIGSAVLWVGHWQDIFLVLALYSSVILLLTWRFLPDPVAVTKGRKLEFLAGYRFVFAHAVARPQIATSMFASFAFFCFLTAVPFVYIEYYGVNEQLFSLLFALNVGMLMMANFCNSRFVGRYGPQRMLNSGLVLALFSASVLCLANWFELGLVFTVLSIAPLMASLGLIATNADAMILMRFPEHSGTATAVIGTLRFGSGALAGPLLALAYTGTALPFSILMFCGVLAITVCQFLGIHQTKAGQSN, encoded by the coding sequence ATGAGCAAAACAGTCTCTTTTGGTTTATTGTTGCTGCTAGCCAGCATTGTTGCTATTACGCCTTTGGCTATTGATATGTATTTGCCAGCTATGCCACTGATGGCGAGTGAACTGGGTACTGATATTGGGCTTATCCAGCAATCTCTGAGTATTTATCTGGCGGCTTATGGGGTTGGTATGCTGGTCTTCGGCCCGCTCGCTGACGCTATAGGTCGTCGTCCGCTGGCATTGGTTGGTCTGTTATTTTTTAGCCTGGCCAGTTTTGCTCTGGTGTTTTGCCAGGACGCGCAATGGTTGCTCGGCTTACGTGCATTACAGGCTTTTGCCGGTAGTGCTGCAACCGTTGTGGTGCCAGGTATTATCCGCGCTTTGTATCAGGAAAATACTGCCAAGGGCATGTCTTATGTTTCGATGATTATGATGATGGCTCCTTTAATTGCGCCAGCTATCGGCAGCGCTGTACTTTGGGTTGGCCATTGGCAGGATATTTTTCTGGTATTAGCCTTGTATTCGTCCGTGATCCTACTGCTGACCTGGCGCTTTTTACCTGATCCTGTCGCTGTGACAAAAGGCCGTAAACTGGAGTTTCTGGCGGGTTATCGTTTTGTTTTCGCTCATGCAGTGGCCCGGCCACAAATCGCAACTTCTATGTTTGCTTCATTTGCATTTTTCTGTTTTTTAACTGCGGTGCCTTTTGTTTATATTGAATATTACGGTGTCAACGAGCAGCTGTTCAGTCTGTTGTTTGCGCTGAATGTGGGTATGTTGATGATGGCTAATTTTTGCAATAGCAGATTTGTTGGTCGTTATGGTCCGCAGCGAATGCTGAATAGTGGGTTGGTGTTGGCTTTGTTCAGCGCCAGTGTGCTTTGCCTGGCCAACTGGTTTGAATTAGGTTTAGTCTTTACTGTGCTGAGTATAGCGCCGCTGATGGCGAGTTTAGGTTTGATTGCAACCAATGCCGATGCGATGATTTTAATGCGTTTTCCAGAACACAGTGGCACAGCCACAGCTGTGATCGGTACCTTGCGTTTTGGCAGTGGAGCTTTGGCCGGACCTTTACTCGCCTTGGCATACACTGGCACAGCATTGCCGTTTTCCATACTGATGTTTTGCGGTGTATTGGCTATTACTGTCTGTCAGTTTTTGGGTATACATCAAACTAAAGCAGGTCAAAGTAATTAA
- a CDS encoding substrate-binding periplasmic protein: MKQLILLLGLFCTLAQATPIKVGLHDSAPWAYRNAQGEITGLDYEIVKTILQREGIEAEFELYSYSRLLKLFSEQKLDIASPVAVPYPGAFYSQPYFTVLDVVVHKSSNPIKINSLQDLKGKTIVGYQQAQEVLGPDFAAITKQAHYLEEADREKQFELLMKDRVQLMVGDSKVLTYYANKNYGRGSIQTHRIFPSVDYPAAFWKVELQAKFNSGLLHLKESGELDKIHAKPRL; the protein is encoded by the coding sequence ATGAAACAACTTATTTTGTTACTTGGCCTTTTCTGCACTCTGGCGCAAGCCACTCCGATCAAAGTAGGTTTACACGATTCAGCGCCCTGGGCCTACCGCAATGCTCAGGGAGAAATCACCGGGCTGGACTATGAAATAGTAAAAACTATTTTGCAGCGTGAAGGCATTGAAGCAGAATTCGAACTTTATAGTTACAGCCGCTTGTTAAAACTCTTTTCCGAGCAAAAACTGGATATAGCCAGTCCTGTTGCCGTGCCTTATCCGGGTGCTTTTTATAGCCAACCTTATTTTACCGTGTTGGACGTGGTGGTACATAAAAGCAGTAATCCCATCAAAATTAATAGCCTGCAAGACCTCAAAGGTAAAACTATTGTCGGTTATCAGCAAGCACAAGAAGTACTGGGGCCAGACTTCGCAGCTATCACAAAGCAAGCGCATTATCTGGAAGAAGCCGACCGGGAAAAGCAGTTTGAGTTATTGATGAAGGACAGAGTGCAGTTGATGGTTGGAGACAGTAAAGTGCTGACCTATTACGCCAACAAAAACTATGGCCGCGGCAGTATACAAACGCACAGGATCTTCCCATCTGTTGATTATCCGGCTGCATTCTGGAAAGTAGAATTGCAGGCAAAGTTTAACTCTGGCCTGCTGCATCTGAAAGAATCAGGTGAGTTGGATAAAATCCACGCTAAGCCCCGGCTTTAA
- a CDS encoding sugar O-acetyltransferase → MTEQEKMAAGLWFNPADKVLAKQRQHAKALCAQLNQQGPLRFKAHQQLAAQLFGKLGSCYIEPNFYCDYGNNIELGQNFYANHNCVILDAAKVSIGDDVLLGPAVQIYTVAHPLDAVQRKTGLEQGKAVTIGNSVWVGGGAIILPGVTIGEGAVIAAGAVVTKDVPAYAVVAGNPAKIIKTVS, encoded by the coding sequence ATGACTGAGCAGGAAAAAATGGCTGCGGGTTTGTGGTTTAATCCGGCTGACAAAGTGTTAGCAAAACAACGGCAGCATGCCAAAGCGCTTTGTGCCCAGCTTAATCAACAAGGACCTTTGCGTTTTAAAGCTCATCAACAGCTAGCTGCACAGTTGTTTGGCAAATTGGGCAGTTGTTACATTGAACCGAACTTTTATTGCGACTACGGCAACAATATTGAACTGGGCCAGAATTTTTATGCCAACCACAATTGCGTTATTTTAGATGCGGCCAAAGTCAGTATTGGCGATGACGTATTATTGGGCCCGGCTGTGCAAATTTATACTGTGGCTCATCCGCTGGATGCCGTACAAAGAAAAACCGGACTGGAACAAGGTAAAGCCGTCACTATAGGCAATTCGGTTTGGGTGGGTGGGGGCGCTATTATTTTACCTGGTGTCACTATAGGCGAAGGGGCTGTGATTGCTGCTGGTGCAGTTGTTACCAAAGACGTGCCTGCTTATGCAGTGGTAGCTGGCAATCCGGCGAAAATAATCAAGACGGTGAGTTAA
- a CDS encoding DUF3334 family protein has product MKKTKVVTTEEILLTLCQSVTQVLAAAGNDKVAYSPMVQKIHKTCLRPDLGCFVLFDGGFSGLVIINFTSQAAMEIYRKYMMSMGMPESELANFHTSDEVGNVMGELMNQIVGDFTNRVRMELQTSINQSQPKMMAINKQVQIMINTQLDQPQARRVTFSTPNHAIFYMELSMDKTEFIQLHDFIPPQDENPDDIIANTNAAEAESNEVMTSEVDDDFLKNLGL; this is encoded by the coding sequence ATGAAAAAAACCAAAGTTGTCACTACTGAAGAAATATTGCTCACTCTCTGTCAGTCCGTTACTCAGGTGTTAGCTGCCGCTGGCAACGATAAGGTTGCTTATTCACCTATGGTACAGAAAATCCATAAAACCTGCCTGCGCCCAGATCTTGGTTGCTTTGTATTATTTGATGGTGGCTTTTCTGGTTTAGTGATTATCAACTTTACATCTCAAGCGGCCATGGAAATTTATCGTAAGTATATGATGAGTATGGGCATGCCTGAATCTGAATTAGCTAATTTCCATACCTCAGACGAAGTGGGCAATGTAATGGGGGAGCTGATGAACCAAATCGTTGGCGATTTCACCAACAGAGTAAGGATGGAACTGCAAACCTCAATTAATCAAAGCCAGCCTAAAATGATGGCGATTAATAAACAGGTGCAGATTATGATCAACACCCAGTTGGATCAACCTCAGGCTCGCCGTGTCACCTTCAGCACACCAAACCATGCAATTTTTTACATGGAGCTGTCGATGGACAAAACTGAATTTATTCAGTTGCACGATTTCATCCCTCCACAGGATGAAAACCCGGATGATATTATTGCCAATACCAACGCAGCCGAAGCAGAATCAAATGAGGTGATGACTTCTGAAGTGGATGATGACTTCCTGAAAAATCTAGGGCTTTAA
- a CDS encoding ATP-binding protein, which yields MSRLFLHFYLFISLVLVGVGWTVERIWQETQSQVPPWVLLVADNLAAQLSTQPVSQAKFSSALPANVLPAGSILWSETELAALEAGQVVPLFTKDQVFFYAMQQGELWQLGPADLTDSAVPSYWFSLLFLGLLAVAVWLWLWPVARDIQQLRQQISAPSGVATVPVRSFIAPIALSFEQMRQQIQRLLGLQREMTQAVSHELRTPLARLSFALELSALPQNEKQLMINDVKELEQLVDEMLDYARLESTQPQLKMQQVDLSELLQNLVEKLSPLPGTAIELDIISRCVYVCDGHYLERAVQNLLVNAKRFAQKKVALRLRAGTNAIEIMVEDDGPGIAPEQRAEILKPFVRLDPSRQKGFGGFGLGLAIVCRVLEWHKASIEVGESRWGGASFLIKLPSEQSPDGRIQH from the coding sequence GTGTCCAGACTATTTCTGCATTTTTATCTGTTTATTTCACTGGTACTGGTGGGCGTAGGCTGGACTGTAGAGAGGATCTGGCAGGAAACCCAAAGCCAGGTGCCCCCCTGGGTACTTTTGGTGGCAGACAATCTGGCTGCACAACTCAGTACTCAGCCTGTCTCTCAGGCTAAGTTCTCTTCCGCCTTGCCTGCTAATGTACTGCCTGCAGGCAGTATCCTCTGGTCAGAAACCGAACTGGCGGCATTGGAGGCTGGCCAGGTTGTGCCTCTGTTTACGAAAGATCAGGTGTTTTTTTATGCCATGCAGCAAGGTGAGTTATGGCAACTGGGACCGGCAGACCTGACAGATAGTGCAGTACCTTCTTACTGGTTTAGCTTACTGTTTTTGGGTTTGTTAGCTGTAGCTGTCTGGTTATGGCTTTGGCCTGTCGCGCGTGATATTCAGCAGCTCCGACAACAAATCAGTGCCCCTTCAGGTGTTGCTACTGTGCCTGTCCGATCTTTTATTGCCCCTATTGCACTGAGTTTTGAACAAATGCGCCAACAAATTCAGCGCCTGCTTGGGTTGCAACGTGAAATGACTCAGGCGGTTTCCCATGAATTGCGGACACCTTTGGCCCGTTTAAGTTTTGCACTGGAACTGTCCGCTTTGCCGCAAAACGAAAAACAACTGATGATTAACGATGTAAAAGAGCTTGAGCAACTTGTGGATGAGATGCTGGACTATGCCCGTCTTGAATCGACACAACCTCAGTTGAAAATGCAACAAGTGGATTTGTCGGAGTTGTTGCAGAACTTAGTCGAAAAACTATCACCTTTACCTGGAACTGCGATTGAATTGGACATCATCAGCCGTTGTGTTTATGTCTGCGATGGCCATTATCTGGAAAGAGCAGTACAAAATTTACTGGTGAATGCCAAGCGATTTGCTCAGAAAAAGGTGGCGCTCAGATTGCGAGCCGGGACTAATGCTATTGAGATTATGGTCGAAGATGATGGGCCTGGAATAGCGCCTGAACAAAGGGCTGAAATTCTGAAGCCTTTTGTCAGATTAGACCCCAGCCGGCAAAAAGGTTTTGGTGGTTTTGGTTTAGGGCTTGCTATTGTCTGTCGTGTGCTTGAATGGCATAAGGCCAGTATTGAAGTCGGGGAAAGCAGATGGGGAGGTGCCAGTTTTCTGATTAAACTGCCATCGGAACAAAGCCCTGATGGCAGAATACAGCATTAA
- a CDS encoding response regulator, whose protein sequence is MQKILLVEDDARLAALVQSFLQQHGFEVRLESRGDTVPAICQTWQPDLVILDLMLPGMDGFTICRTIRPWFTAPILMLTAKQGDIDQVLGLELGADDYVIKPVEPRVLLARVHALLRRGSPAIKSENQELSFGQLSLNNSAREAHFAGQLVELTSYEFDLLWMLAKHAGQTVKREAIHKQIIGREYDGLDRTVDVRVSHLRRKLNDNAETPFRIKTVWGKGYLFVADAWNN, encoded by the coding sequence ATGCAAAAAATCTTATTGGTTGAAGATGATGCCCGTTTGGCCGCTTTGGTGCAGAGCTTTTTGCAACAGCATGGTTTTGAAGTGCGGCTGGAGAGCCGGGGCGATACAGTGCCCGCCATTTGTCAGACCTGGCAACCCGATTTGGTGATTCTGGACTTGATGTTGCCCGGTATGGATGGCTTTACCATCTGCCGCACTATACGCCCCTGGTTTACTGCCCCTATTCTGATGTTAACAGCTAAACAAGGCGATATAGATCAGGTGCTTGGTTTGGAGCTGGGCGCTGATGATTATGTGATTAAACCAGTGGAGCCCCGTGTGTTGCTGGCCAGGGTACATGCGTTATTAAGGCGTGGTAGTCCTGCCATTAAAAGTGAAAATCAGGAGCTTAGCTTTGGGCAGTTGAGTCTGAATAACAGTGCCCGTGAAGCTCATTTTGCCGGACAACTGGTGGAACTAACCAGCTATGAGTTTGATTTGTTGTGGATGCTTGCTAAACATGCAGGTCAAACGGTTAAACGTGAAGCTATACACAAACAAATTATTGGTCGTGAATATGATGGTCTGGATCGGACCGTCGATGTTCGGGTATCGCACTTGCGGCGTAAACTGAACGACAATGCTGAAACACCTTTCCGGATTAAAACGGTTTGGGGGAAAGGGTATTTATTTGTCGCTGATGCCTGGAACAATTAA
- a CDS encoding DUF3019 domain-containing protein, whose protein sequence is MLGLFLAGNMLLVTAQNPECRAELCWSVSPAFCVSATVEQNCEAQLTVSWSSSRAEDLCLYFAQQQIRCWQQARQGQWQQLLSWPGKTEVRLQRDNSVVLRKELIVLSRQPEKRRRLVAPWSVF, encoded by the coding sequence ATGTTAGGGCTGTTTTTAGCCGGTAATATGCTGCTGGTAACTGCCCAAAACCCTGAATGCAGGGCTGAATTATGCTGGTCTGTAAGTCCGGCTTTTTGTGTTTCTGCAACAGTAGAACAAAACTGTGAAGCGCAACTTACAGTCAGTTGGAGCAGTTCCAGAGCCGAAGATCTGTGTCTGTATTTTGCGCAACAGCAAATACGGTGCTGGCAGCAGGCACGGCAAGGGCAGTGGCAACAGCTATTGAGCTGGCCGGGTAAAACCGAAGTCAGATTGCAGCGTGACAACAGTGTTGTGCTGCGCAAAGAGTTAATTGTATTAAGCCGTCAGCCGGAAAAAAGAAGACGTCTGGTGGCGCCCTGGAGTGTGTTTTAA
- a CDS encoding MipA/OmpV family protein, giving the protein MNSMGDVSMKSVVWLFFICFFCSGAALACATDQDGCVESEQFQLSVALGAGQRSNPLYDGDSFPMLVLPDFSYYADSWFIDNGTLGYSLQQNDRFAVSLVMRLNSEKGYFQRWFAGNVITFNSSGALLPPEVETGTEKAMSTVSIEHVKKRPTAVDAGLQLNWFGEQWQSRLNLWQNLNSKYSGQNASLSWSRFWPLAGGQFDLSGTLYWKSAKLIDTYYGVGNDELYYLQRYQGRASWQPELRLGWQKALNSRWSVLTFYRYLHLDSAMTDSPLVQKDSVQTWFVGMSYRFY; this is encoded by the coding sequence ATGAATAGTATGGGTGATGTGTCGATGAAATCAGTGGTCTGGCTTTTTTTCATCTGCTTTTTTTGCAGCGGTGCCGCTTTGGCATGCGCTACAGATCAAGACGGTTGTGTAGAGTCTGAACAATTTCAGTTATCTGTCGCACTGGGGGCAGGGCAACGTAGCAACCCTTTGTATGACGGTGACAGTTTTCCTATGCTGGTTTTACCGGATTTTAGCTACTATGCAGATTCCTGGTTTATCGACAATGGCACCTTGGGTTATAGCCTGCAACAAAATGATCGCTTTGCCGTGAGTCTGGTGATGCGGCTAAATTCAGAAAAAGGTTACTTTCAGCGCTGGTTTGCTGGCAATGTGATTACCTTTAACAGCTCCGGAGCTTTATTACCTCCAGAAGTGGAAACTGGCACTGAGAAAGCGATGAGTACAGTTTCTATTGAACATGTTAAAAAGAGACCAACAGCAGTAGATGCCGGATTGCAGCTCAACTGGTTTGGCGAACAATGGCAAAGCCGACTGAACCTGTGGCAGAACCTGAACTCGAAGTACAGCGGTCAGAATGCCAGTTTGAGTTGGTCACGGTTTTGGCCACTGGCGGGCGGACAATTTGATCTGAGTGGCACCTTGTATTGGAAAAGTGCCAAACTGATCGATACCTATTATGGTGTGGGTAACGATGAGTTGTATTACCTGCAGCGATATCAAGGACGTGCCAGTTGGCAACCTGAGTTACGTCTGGGCTGGCAAAAAGCGTTGAATTCTCGTTGGTCAGTACTGACTTTTTATAGATATCTGCATTTGGATAGTGCTATGACGGATAGCCCGTTAGTGCAGAAAGATTCGGTGCAGACTTGGTTTGTGGGTATGAGTTATCGCTTTTATTAA
- a CDS encoding LacI family DNA-binding transcriptional regulator, with amino-acid sequence MTPMKGKATSFDIAYLAGVSQSTVSRALRDSPAVNQETKDKIFAIAKQLNYKVDKNASNLRKQTTGTLALLLFEDPTVDESQINPFFLAMLGSITRACSQRGHDLLVSFQQLSNDWHADYEDSKKADGIILLGYGDYKDYEEKLNTLLAQQTHFVCWGAEVHGHPEFTIRSNNLQGGKLAGQHLLQQGRKRFAFIGNASDNSPEFLARYQGMVHALEQAGIAQSTVAQLDAISTEQAGFNAINQLHEQGKSFDALFCASDLIAVGAIRALQKKGLKVPEDVAVVGFDDIPVASFSSPALTTIQQNTSLAGEMLVVNLLKLINHQAVELTEIQPKIIVRQSCGAAER; translated from the coding sequence ATGACACCGATGAAAGGAAAAGCAACTTCCTTTGACATCGCCTATCTTGCCGGCGTATCACAATCCACTGTATCCCGTGCATTGCGTGACAGCCCTGCTGTTAATCAGGAAACCAAAGACAAAATCTTTGCCATTGCCAAACAGCTGAACTACAAGGTAGATAAAAACGCCAGTAATTTACGAAAACAAACCACCGGCACTCTGGCACTATTGCTGTTTGAAGACCCGACTGTGGATGAGTCACAAATTAATCCATTTTTTCTTGCGATGCTCGGCAGTATCACCCGAGCCTGCAGTCAGCGTGGTCATGATTTATTAGTCTCGTTCCAGCAGTTGAGTAATGACTGGCATGCCGATTACGAAGACAGTAAAAAAGCTGATGGCATTATTCTGCTAGGTTATGGTGACTACAAAGACTACGAAGAAAAACTAAACACCCTGTTAGCACAGCAAACCCACTTTGTTTGTTGGGGCGCTGAAGTGCATGGCCATCCAGAATTCACCATCCGCAGCAATAATTTGCAAGGAGGCAAACTGGCTGGACAGCATCTGCTGCAGCAAGGACGAAAACGTTTCGCTTTTATCGGCAATGCATCCGACAACAGTCCTGAATTTCTGGCTCGTTATCAGGGAATGGTGCACGCCTTAGAACAAGCAGGCATTGCGCAAAGTACAGTGGCGCAACTGGATGCTATTTCAACAGAGCAGGCAGGTTTTAATGCCATTAATCAACTTCATGAACAGGGTAAAAGTTTTGACGCACTGTTTTGTGCCAGTGATTTGATTGCCGTAGGCGCAATTCGCGCTTTGCAGAAAAAAGGCCTGAAAGTACCTGAAGATGTCGCAGTGGTAGGTTTTGATGATATTCCGGTTGCCTCCTTTTCATCGCCGGCGTTAACCACTATTCAACAAAACACTTCTTTGGCCGGTGAAATGCTGGTGGTTAACTTACTAAAACTGATTAATCATCAAGCCGTAGAACTAACAGAAATTCAGCCAAAAATCATAGTCCGTCAATCTTGTGGTGCTGCAGAGCGTTAA
- the rlmF gene encoding 23S rRNA (adenine(1618)-N(6))-methyltransferase RlmF, which produces MNISSKGLHSRNKHQQAYDFTALCAAVPALTAFVRDNGYGLLSIDFANPDAVKTLNQALLKQQYSIEHWQLPDGFLCPAVPGRVDYLHYLADLLAVLNKNKIPTGAKVQLLDTGCGANLIYPLLAQAEYGWKVTASELDPQAVNAAQQLIEQNQLQQKITLKQQHNSDHIFQGIIQPNDLFDLTLCNPPFHTSAEQALAGSERKAKNLGHHNTTLNFAGRCHELWCDGGEAAFIRRMIDESQSYAQQVLWFSSLVSKQENVPALQQQLKKLGAQQQLIAMQQGNKQSRILAWSFMPEKQQLLWAQFRWQKK; this is translated from the coding sequence ATGAATATATCCAGTAAAGGTTTGCATTCGCGCAACAAACACCAACAAGCATATGATTTTACGGCCCTCTGCGCAGCTGTACCGGCATTAACAGCTTTTGTACGGGACAATGGTTATGGCCTGCTTTCAATCGACTTTGCCAACCCTGACGCAGTAAAAACTCTCAATCAGGCGCTGTTAAAGCAGCAGTATTCGATAGAGCACTGGCAGCTGCCTGATGGTTTTTTATGTCCGGCAGTGCCCGGCCGCGTCGACTATTTGCATTATTTGGCCGATCTGCTTGCTGTACTGAATAAAAACAAAATTCCTACAGGAGCAAAAGTACAACTGCTGGATACAGGCTGTGGCGCTAACCTGATTTATCCTTTGTTGGCTCAGGCTGAATATGGCTGGAAAGTAACAGCTTCAGAATTGGATCCACAAGCGGTCAATGCTGCTCAGCAATTAATTGAACAAAATCAGCTGCAACAAAAAATTACTCTGAAACAGCAACATAACTCAGATCATATTTTTCAGGGCATTATCCAGCCCAACGATTTGTTTGATCTGACCTTATGCAACCCGCCTTTTCATACGTCGGCCGAGCAGGCTTTGGCAGGCAGTGAACGTAAGGCTAAAAACCTTGGACATCACAATACAACACTCAACTTTGCAGGGCGTTGTCACGAGCTTTGGTGTGATGGCGGTGAGGCCGCTTTTATCCGGCGGATGATCGATGAAAGCCAGAGTTATGCGCAACAAGTGCTTTGGTTTAGCAGTCTGGTATCGAAGCAGGAAAACGTGCCGGCTTTACAACAACAGTTGAAGAAACTTGGCGCTCAGCAACAGCTTATTGCAATGCAACAAGGCAACAAACAAAGCCGGATCCTTGCCTGGAGTTTTATGCCTGAAAAACAACAACTGTTATGGGCTCAATTCAGGTGGCAAAAGAAGTAA